One window of Nymphaea colorata isolate Beijing-Zhang1983 chromosome 1, ASM883128v2, whole genome shotgun sequence genomic DNA carries:
- the LOC116263084 gene encoding uncharacterized protein LOC116263084, translating into MAEEEGTGELPFSLRPFKIEDADDVMAWKGDPRVAAFCRWDAYTSRDEAVAFIQDFAIPHEWCRAICVAGRPVGCISVTIGKDHARCRGLLKYELAHSCWGKGVATSAVRLAVPAVFREFPGLERVEATVVPENKPSIRVLEKCGFLREGILRRYVVGKGRLLDLVMFSVLSEEIQP; encoded by the coding sequence ATGGCAGAGGAGGAAGGCACCGGAGAGCTCCCCTTCTCCCTCCGCCCCTTCAAAATCGAGGACGCCGACGACGTCATGGCGTGGAAGGGAGACCCTCGCGTGGCGGCATTCTGCCGGTGGGACGCTTACACCTCCCGCGACGAGGCGGTTGCCTTCATCCAGGACTTCGCCATCCCCCACGAGTGGTGCCGCGCCATCTGCGTCGCCGGCCGGCCGGTCGGATGCATCTCCGTCACGATCGGTAAGGATCATGCCCGGTGCCGTGGGCTGCTCAAGTACGAGCTCGCCCACAGCTGCTGGGGGAAGGGCGTGGCCACCTCCGCCGTGAGGCTGGCTGTTCCGGCCGTCTTTCGGGAATTTCCGGGTCTGGAGCGCGTCGAGGCGACGGTCGTCCCGGAAAATAAGCCATCGATCAGGGTATTGGAGAAATGTGGATTTCTCAGGGAGGGGATCCTCAGAAGGTACGTGGTTGGAAAAGGCAGGCTCTTAGATTTGGTCATGTTTAGTGTTCTTtctgaagaaattcaaccatgA